DNA from Ciconia boyciana chromosome 23, ASM3463844v1, whole genome shotgun sequence:
GGGGAtggtcccctccctgcctgcagccccagccagccctggagCTGATGGGGGGGTGTCTAGGGGCCAGCAGCCCCTCACCCCAATGATGCAGCACCCCATGCACCCCCCTCCAGTGGGGGAAGACCCTGGTGACACcagctgggagggcagaggggagcagccAAGGGGACACAGCATTTGGGACACATCTTGGGGTGCACAGCACAGCCCGGGTGGATCCTGGGGGTCACGGTACAGCCCCTGGCACATCGCTGGGGGGCAAGACACATCCCGGGGAGCATCCCAACAGGCATCCTGGGGCAGGCGCCCATCCTGACACACATCGTGGGGGTGCACGGCCCATCCCGGGGCACACAGCGTGGCACAGAGCACGTCCCAGGGCACAGAGTGATGCACAAAGCGCGTCCCAGGGTGCACACAGGGCACGGGGTGCATCCTGGAGCACAGCCCGGGGTGCATCCCAGGGTGAGcgctggggacatggggctcATCCCACAGGCACTGGGCGCATCCCAGGGTGCATCCTAGGGCACACGATGGAGGCTCAGGGCTCATCCCAAGGGAGCATCGCAGGGGTACGGGGCACACACGAGGGACACATCCCGGGGGTGCATCCTTGGGGCACAGGGCTCATCCCAAGGGCATATcctggggacacagggtgcATCCTTGGGGTACGGGGCTCATCCCAGGGGCACATCTCAGGGGTGCATCCTTGGGGCACAGGGCACATCCCGGGGGTGCATCCCGGGGGCACAGGGCTCATCCCGGGGGCACAGCCCGGGGACACAGGGCTCATCCCAGGGGCACAGCCCGGGGACACAGGGTGCATCGCGGGGGTAGGGGGCTCATCCCAGGGGCACATCTCAGGGGTGCATCCTTGGGGCACAGGGCACATCCCGGGGGTGCATCACGGGGGCACAGGGCTCATCCCGGGGGCACACATTGGGGCACAGGGCTCATCCCGGGGGCACAGCCCGGGGACACAGGGCTCATCCCAGGGGCACAGCCCGGGGACACAGGGTGCATCGCGGGGGTAGGGGGCTCATCCCAGGGGCACAGCCCGGGGACACAGGGCACACCCTCGGGGCGCACCCCGGGGGTGCAGGGCACATCCCGGGGGCTCACCTTAAGGGCCCATCCCGGGGCCGCATCCCGAGCCGCTCCGCCCGGCTCCTCCCGAGCCCACCTCGGCTCGGGGCGGGAGGGTCGTGCCGGCTCCTCCCGGGTCCTCCCCGGCTTCTCGGAGGGGGGGGGTCGCGCCACCGCCCCCCGGGGCGGTCCAgccgcagcgcccgccgccgccggagcctcccgccgccgccgccgccgccgttctccgccggggcggggcgggaccgCGGCGGGCGCCCCGGGgagcggtggcggtggcggtggccCGGCCATGCCCAAGCTGCTGCCGGCGCAGGAGGCGGCACGGATCTACCACACCAACTACGTGAGGAACGCGCGGGCCATGGGGGTCCTCTGGGCCCTCTTCAccctctgcttctccatccTGATGGTGGTGACCTTCATCCAGCCCTACTGGATCGGCGACAGCATCGACACGCCGCAGGCCGGCTACTTCGGCCTCTTCTCCTACTGCATCGGCAACGCGCTCACCGGTGAGCTCATCTGCAAGGGCAGCCCCCTCGACTTCGGCACCATCCCCTCCAGCGCCTTCAAAACCGCCATGTTCTTCGTAGGCATCTCCACCTTCCTCATCATCGGCTCCATCCTCTGCTTCAGCCTCTTCTTCTTCTGCAACGCAGCCACCGTCTATAAAGTCTGTGCCTGGATGCAGCTGGCGGCAGGTGAGTGGGGCCAGGGGCGATGaccggggggccgggggctgccaaTGgtccaggcagagctgcttttgcCTCTCTGCCCCCACCTCGACTCTGCTCCGGGGGGGCTGGCCAGGAAAGGGACACCGGCATAACCTCCGTGCCCCATTTGCTCCCTCTCACTGGTTACCAGTGAGGAATTCTCAGTAAGTAAAGCCTGTCAGAGCAGCTGAGACCCAGCAAACTCGCTGCGCGTGGGCGATGCTCCCCCCCCgtgcgctgctgctgctgctgctgctgcaaaaccaCACAGCACCGATGTCCCAGCCACAGCCCATCCCTGCTTACCTGGGGGAGCTTTCCTCCAGCCATCACCCAACGCCGTcgctcctgctctgcctcacGGTGCAGCAGGGTCGCGGCTTCAGAGCATCAGTCCAAGAGCACCGAACGCCGCAGGGCCAGGGCACGGGGATGCCTGCTGTGTTAGGGATCCTGCGGGAATTAATGAGGGATACGGTGATAACGTTTGCTGGGTTATTTGGTGCCTATGATACCCCCTGCAGCAACCGGTAACTCCCTGAGCTCAGGGGACGACATACTGGGGAGGTGGAACAGGAAGAGGGGACTAACCATAGGATTTGATATCACCACCCACGTTTTCCTACTTTTCTGCTCATCCTCACATCCTTCCGCTTATCCCTGTGATCTCCagccttccccatccctcccccaaTGCAGCAAGACACCCGGTAacccagctcctgccttggAAGCCTCAGCTGAAACCCAACCCAGCCCTTTGCCGCTCCTGAATCATTCATGCCGGGAccggctgcagcccctgccGTCCCTGGACACCCCGGCCGAAGCCCTGCAGGAGGATGGCCGTAGCATCGGGCTTGCTCCAGTTCCCGGCTAAAGAAACAAGCTCAAGCAAAGATTTAGATAAGAGGCTTGGGGCAGCTCAGCCTcccagggagctggagcagggaaaggctTTGCTGTCATATTTGTGACTTTTACATGTGTTTTTGTGctggatgggggagagaaaccCAGCGCAGGCAGCTCTGGCCACAGGGATGAGCCGGAATCATCCCTGACAGCCCCGTTTCTCTGCACCAGATGGGCTCTCGGGAGCTTTCCAGCTGCACCGGGCAATGCAggtgctgctgcatttctgggagttattttaaaaagggggCAGGTGACGAGCAGATCCCTTTTCTGGCCTTCACTCTGCACCAGGGTGCATTTTCACAGGAGAAGTGatttctttccagcttccccCGTTTCTCCGTGCCCCTCCTCTCTGTTAGCTACAGGGAAGAGtaattaaatacagaagaaacCAGATGCTTCTCAATGAAGAGAAATGCTCTCTGCAGACTTAGGAAGCTGCTCACTGGCCTTGCCACTCTCCTGTCCCCAAACCaagggcgggggcgggggggaaaaaccaacaaaaccattGGCAAAGGGTGAGGCAACCATCCCAAAAGGGTTTTCTGGTTTACCGAGCACCCAGTGACAGAGAAAAGGCACCGGTACGGGGCAGGGAGCATTTCACTGTTGCGGGAGGCTGCAGATGTCCACGAAGGGCAGGGACAAACGGCCGCTCATCCAGAGCTCCCACCATGGAGTTGTTTCTGGCATGAGAGGAGCCTGGGAGGTCCTCACACCTGCACGAAAAGATACAAAGGACCAGTTACTGCCATGCTCTGCACCAAGATAACAGTGGAGGAGGCAAAGAGCCTCTGTTAATCACATCCCAAAGCCTTGCATATGAGCTTGGCTCTTCTCCCTACCGAACCCAGTCACTCTTGTCCAGCAAATACAACAACCATTTCTCTGAGCacgtgggggaaaaaaaaaaagcacttctgaGCTTTTGGGACACGAGCTGCTTGGCAGAAGACGGCCCTTCAGCAGCTCGCGCTGGGTTTGTTGCAACTCCCATGGCAAAGCTGCAAGGGCGATGTGCCAAGGGCCCCGTGGCCGGGCTGGAGCAGCCATCGAGGTTGTGTGTGCCGGGGTCAGGCGATGAGAGCAGCCGCAGGAGGAGCCGGTGGCTCACGGCCGGGCTGGAACCACCGCAGCTGAACAAGCAGAATTAATctgcctgcaaagctgctgctgagagcagcGCTACCTCAGCAAAGCATAAGCTGAAATCCAGCTACGCATGGGGCAATAACAAGGTTCTCCGCCTTGCACAGACTAAATCCATCCCAGTTTTGTtgggagaaaatatttctttggagTGACGCAGACAGGGATAGTGCGGAGGCAGGAGATGAGAGATGTTGCCTGGGCAACACAGTGATGGGAGATGCTGCCGCAGCATGTCCTTGATGGGGAGCAGAGTGCCCAGAGCTCATGGGAAGGCAGCGTGCCATATCCTGCTCCTCCCTGGCTGCAACAGCGTGAACAAAGCAGAACCCACCTGCGATGGGCAACTGCAGGGCACGGGGAACCTTTAAGACTCGTTAGCTGGTCCATAGTATTTTATCTCTTTGTAGTATCGCGGTCGTGGCTGGACGCAGCCTTGCTGGCTCCTCCACCTGCAGTATCGGCTCAGCAGGTAGCTCGCAGCCGCTGTAACATCTCCCTCTCCCCGCAGCTACCGGGCTGATGATCGGCTGCCTGATCTACCCCGACGGCTGGGACTCGAGCGAGGTGAAGCGCATGTGCGGGGACAAGACGGACAAGTACACGCTGGGCGCCTGCACCGTGCGCTGGGCGTACATCCTCTGCATCATCGGCATCCTCGATGCTCTCATACTCTCCTTCCTGGCCTTTGTGTTGGGGAACCGGCAGGACAACCTCCTCCCATCTGattttaaagtggaaaataaaggtaaaggcagctggggctgagctctgcagggGATTGCTGTTATTTGGGAGGATGGTGGCTTCCTCCAGTGGGAGAAGCAGAGCTGTCGCGGTCATCACACTACAGGTGAAAACACACCTGCACCTTTGTTGTTATTCCTATACCCCATTAACACAGtaattatctttttgttttacagaagaggGCAACAACTGACAGAGCCGATCACCATGTAAGTGATGCCGACagtgatttttaatgtttcttccaAGCACACGTAATGCTGCTGTTGTATTTTGAGGATTACGAAAGGATTGACAACTGTACGGATTTTGGTGCTATAGTCACAGTGGTTTTATTTGTGGTTAAATGTGAAGTAGTTTTTGCTTTGCCTCCTGAAACCAGAACAGAAATCTTTGCCAAGTGAccaaaaagaaccaaaaaaagcttaaaatttgAAGTCATACTCCATTTGGCAACAGCtaaccttttccttctcttcacagGGACACCTAGAacccttcctccctcagctTCGAGACACAgcccttttctttaaaatgacttTTCCAGGAGCTTTAAAAACTTACCAACTTCTGCGGATTTTCTACAACTGTTCTTTTCACCTAAGGGGCCGCTATCAGCTCACAGCTCTCATGGAGTTTATTTGATGGGAAGAGCCCAAACTGGACACGGGTTTTGAGTGCATCAGCAAACCTGGGGAAAAGGGGAGGGATGGCAATTTGCTGCTTCTTGGGGTTTGTACACCTTCTTTCAAGGAGATtacttctgaataaaaaaaaaaaagttaacattttgGATTTTGTGCTAGCCTCCTTAGAAGTCCTCTGCCATGTCCCACGTTGCCCTTGTACTTGAAAAATACCACAACACAGCCAAGCCTAGCAAAGCCGTGAATCAACTTCCCACTCTGGGTGGCAATAACCAAACACAACGTTTTAAAAAGGGCACTTttcggggggaggggggggggaacccccaAAGagtctgctggctgcagcaggccTGTAACAGTACCTGCAAGCTGCAGCAGATGGTGCCAGTCAGCATCGACTCACTGCACCACCGTAACCCGTCGATTAATCCGATTTAGCCGCTATCATTTCTCATCACATCCAACACCCACCTGTGGTAGCCTTCGGCACAGTCTGTTTCTGCAGAAGACAAAGCAGCACATCATCCCGTCCAGCTCTTAACCTGGTCAGAACCCACAATTAGCCTGTattatgatttttcatttctacttGCTGCCATTTGTTGGTTCGTGCAGCAGTCAATTCAATTCAGTTCTAACAAGCACCTTCCAGTTTTATGCTTCCCTCTAAAAAGTATTTGGGAAGGTTTTGTTAAGACTCTTTGCTAGGGAAGACAGCAGAGAGATGACAGACTtggagaaaaacatatttttggaCTGGAAAAATTCCAGCAGAGTTGTCCTGCTATTGACTACTCTCCCCCCCCTTTTAAAATGGATCACAATACCAGCAACAAAAATCTTCACCTACACCATCTCCCTGCGTCTcattctggaaagcaaaactaAGAGCTCACTAGCAAAGAAAAGTCCATCAATGGGCCACTAGCTCAGAAAGACCAGACTTACAGAGGGAACATGAGGAAGAGGGCTCAGTTATTAAATAATCTGTTTATTGTACggctttcacaaagaaaaaaagacaaaagcacccaagtagaaagaataaaaatgtattttccttcagGTTTTAGACTGACACAGCAAGTACAAATCCTTTAGTGTGAGCACTTTACGGCAATTTGGAAATTTAACAAACCCCAAGTGAACGAGCACACGGTACAAGACTGAATCCTGACAGCTGCAGGTCTTCAACTCACAAGCTGGCTCTAGCCTTGGCTATCACGGTAAAAAACCTCCTCCTCCAGTCAggggtggcagagggaagggaaggacgGGAAGGAGCTCTCAGAGTCGAAGCGTGCAGACCCCTTCTAGGAAGAGTTCTTTAATCAGCCAGTCTCAAGTACACAGGACCGGGTGAGCTTTCAAGACAACAGAAATTGTTTGCCCAGCCAATGTATCTTCACAGTATGTAGACAGTAGGCATTTTGGAACCCAGTCCTGTCTGCAGTCCTTCTGTAACAGATATGGAAGTGACACACAACTGGAAAACTCcagatgaaagggaaaaaagtcaaatCAGCAGTTTAGAACTCTTTTGGTATGTTACCTTCCTGTAATTTTAGATTATATGCATAGAGAACCTGATCTACTCCTAAAAGAACATGCAGCATGATTTGCATTTATAAGCCAAATCAGGCACTGGACTGGAGAAACTCTTTTCAAGTGGATTAAACGACACCAAGGTTTATGAACGAACGATCCTTACAAACCAGAATTTCCAAACACACATACAGAAGTGACACGTAACAGTGGTCTTGGCAGCTTTGGCAATGTAATTGTCTCGGATAGCATCTGTGTGGCCTCCAGCACGCTCCTGCAGCAACTTCTATCCTCTGAGAGCCACCACGAATCCAAAGGCCTGTTTGGTCCAGGGTAAGGAAGTGCCTCTGAAGTCTCAACGCTGCCCAATCTTGCTTTAGAGCAGAGTAGGATGCACTGAATCTGTAATAGGATGGGCAAGTCTAGAAGAAGCCATCATAAAACTATCAAATGCCACAGTgatttaacttttaattaaaattaaccCTTTTACTCACTATATCCAACCCCCTCTGAGAAGTTTATATAGAAACCCCACAGAACATTTTTACTTGGGGTAACTCTAG
Protein-coding regions in this window:
- the LHFPL5 gene encoding LHFPL tetraspan subfamily member 5 protein; amino-acid sequence: MPKLLPAQEAARIYHTNYVRNARAMGVLWALFTLCFSILMVVTFIQPYWIGDSIDTPQAGYFGLFSYCIGNALTGELICKGSPLDFGTIPSSAFKTAMFFVGISTFLIIGSILCFSLFFFCNAATVYKVCAWMQLAAATGLMIGCLIYPDGWDSSEVKRMCGDKTDKYTLGACTVRWAYILCIIGILDALILSFLAFVLGNRQDNLLPSDFKVENKEEGNN